A single region of the Plantactinospora soyae genome encodes:
- a CDS encoding ATP-binding protein, producing the protein MTDTRPEAPGAEVGRVLGTADATPLQFWTAVTPGCYLQLDDVVVTRRELPDREPVTIAGVVTQVRARHEGAQFDSDVFAIADGTLPALVQEAAEITTTRVDPEFYVPPSPGALVYRAEGEARSAALHFDRMERRVPMGMGRDGVPVYLNADFLDGSRGAHVSISGISGVATKTSFATFLLYSVFRSGVLGGDAVNAKALIFNVKGEDLLFLDHPNSRLDDPTRATYAKLGLTAGAFPDVRVYAPPRPGDSSGTPDVSSRLAGVDSFYWTLTEFCADRLLPYVFADADDERQQYTMVVHSVAAHLARYAQPADGGVSIDGVRINSYPDLVDHVVEQLTDDETRTDWAGSAVNMGTVNAFARRMIGSKKDLARLIRGDLATRRPHSVNTAESAQVTVVDLHNLPDRAQRFVVGVTLKTEFERKEKAGTAKPLLFVVLDELNKYAPREGSSPIKEVLLDIAERGRSLGVILIGAQQTASEVERRIVTNSAIRVVGRLDPAEASRPEYGFLPAAQRQRALLAKPGTMFVNQPDIPVPLCLDFPFPAWATRVSEAGAAPSETLRSITQAADPFAVVGSRANALSDDDIPF; encoded by the coding sequence GTGACCGACACCCGACCGGAGGCCCCCGGCGCGGAGGTCGGCCGGGTGCTCGGCACCGCCGACGCCACCCCGCTGCAGTTCTGGACCGCCGTCACACCCGGCTGTTACCTGCAACTCGACGACGTGGTGGTGACCCGGCGCGAGCTGCCGGACCGGGAACCGGTCACCATCGCCGGAGTGGTCACCCAGGTCCGGGCCCGGCACGAGGGTGCCCAGTTCGACTCCGACGTCTTCGCCATCGCCGACGGCACGCTGCCGGCGCTGGTGCAGGAGGCGGCCGAGATCACCACCACCCGGGTCGACCCGGAGTTCTACGTGCCGCCCTCCCCCGGTGCGCTGGTCTACCGGGCCGAGGGTGAGGCCCGCTCGGCGGCGCTGCACTTCGACCGGATGGAACGGCGGGTGCCGATGGGCATGGGCCGGGACGGCGTGCCGGTCTACCTCAACGCCGACTTCCTGGACGGCAGCCGGGGCGCACACGTCTCGATCTCCGGCATCTCCGGGGTGGCGACCAAGACCAGCTTCGCCACCTTCCTGCTCTACTCGGTGTTCCGCTCCGGCGTCCTCGGTGGCGACGCGGTCAACGCCAAGGCGCTGATCTTCAACGTCAAGGGCGAGGACCTGCTCTTCCTCGACCACCCCAACAGCCGGCTCGACGACCCCACCCGGGCGACGTACGCGAAACTGGGGCTGACCGCCGGGGCGTTCCCGGATGTCAGGGTCTACGCGCCGCCCCGGCCCGGGGACTCCTCCGGCACCCCGGACGTGAGCAGCCGGCTCGCCGGGGTCGACAGCTTCTACTGGACGCTCACCGAGTTCTGCGCCGACCGCCTGCTGCCGTACGTCTTCGCCGACGCCGACGACGAACGCCAGCAGTACACGATGGTGGTGCACTCGGTCGCCGCCCACCTGGCCCGGTACGCCCAACCCGCCGACGGCGGGGTGAGCATCGACGGGGTCCGGATCAACTCCTACCCCGACCTGGTGGACCACGTCGTCGAGCAGCTCACCGACGACGAGACCCGGACGGACTGGGCCGGCAGCGCGGTCAACATGGGCACGGTCAACGCGTTCGCCCGCCGCATGATCGGCAGCAAGAAGGACCTGGCCCGGCTGATCCGGGGAGACTTGGCGACCCGCCGGCCGCACAGCGTGAACACCGCCGAGAGCGCCCAGGTGACCGTCGTCGACCTGCACAACCTGCCGGACCGGGCGCAGCGGTTCGTGGTCGGGGTGACCCTGAAGACCGAGTTCGAGCGCAAGGAGAAGGCCGGCACGGCGAAGCCGCTGCTCTTCGTGGTCCTCGACGAGCTCAACAAGTACGCCCCCCGGGAGGGCTCCTCCCCGATCAAGGAGGTGCTGCTCGACATCGCCGAGCGGGGCCGTTCGCTCGGGGTGATCCTGATCGGGGCGCAGCAGACGGCGAGCGAGGTGGAACGGCGGATCGTCACCAACTCGGCGATCCGGGTGGTCGGCCGGCTCGACCCGGCCGAGGCGTCCCGCCCGGAGTACGGCTTCCTGCCGGCCGCCCAGCGGCAGCGGGCGCTGCTGGCCAAGCCCGGCACCATGTTCGTCAACCAGCCGGACATCCCGGTGCCGCTCTGCCTGGACTTCCCGTTCCCGGCCTGGGCGACCCGGGTGTCGGAGGCCGGCGCCGCCCCGTCGGAGACGCTGCGCTCGATCACCCAGGCGGCCGATCCGTTCGCGGTGGTCGGCTCCCGGGCCAACGCGCTCTCCGACGACGACATCCCCTTCTAG
- a CDS encoding glycerophosphodiester phosphodiesterase, with product MTIFHIRASVASLVLAASLGTVTASVTAVGPASAQPGRVHVSENFDSGVLPAGWRAIDGTWRVQNGRLYGTSASSSQNNKITFGAHLEHFRFEATVRFESVSASTRWAALGLDVPAGGATPWWIATMRSGTTAANGLEFAERTTGNTWNVTDTAAAPTAAGTGRDVQVAAEVHGSQARWFFAGREVLRTGSLRRSGTAGQALFVNGATVSFDNVRVTELAPSALIRPPGTPLTVIAHRGASAAAPENTLVAQDLARRGGADWIENDVQPSSDGVPFVLHDATVDRTTNGTGRIRALTSAQLKALDAGSWFAPQYAGVRMPTLAEQLADLRTRGGRLLLEIKGAHTRAEVSRIVSLVREQQMADRVLVQSFEVDVLRYTRELAPELPLGLLRSTLDANPVAISAQLGLAAYNPSSAALLTRPAVVADLHRAGIATMVWTVDTASAWQQLDSLGVDGVITNRPAELVAWNATH from the coding sequence ATGACGATCTTCCATATTCGGGCGTCCGTCGCGTCCCTCGTCCTGGCCGCCTCCCTCGGTACGGTCACCGCCTCGGTCACCGCCGTCGGGCCGGCGTCGGCGCAGCCGGGTCGGGTGCACGTGTCGGAGAACTTCGACTCCGGGGTACTGCCGGCGGGCTGGCGGGCGATCGACGGCACCTGGCGGGTGCAGAACGGCCGGCTCTACGGCACCTCCGCCAGTTCCAGCCAGAACAACAAGATCACCTTTGGTGCCCATCTGGAGCACTTCCGGTTCGAGGCGACCGTACGCTTCGAGTCGGTCAGCGCGAGCACCAGGTGGGCGGCCCTCGGCCTGGACGTACCGGCCGGCGGTGCCACCCCGTGGTGGATCGCCACCATGCGCAGTGGCACGACGGCGGCCAACGGGCTGGAGTTCGCCGAGCGCACCACCGGGAACACCTGGAACGTGACCGACACCGCCGCCGCGCCGACGGCCGCCGGCACCGGACGGGACGTACAGGTCGCCGCCGAGGTGCACGGCAGCCAGGCGCGGTGGTTCTTCGCCGGCCGGGAGGTGCTGCGGACCGGCAGCCTGCGCCGGTCCGGCACCGCCGGTCAGGCGCTGTTCGTCAACGGCGCCACCGTCTCCTTCGACAACGTCCGGGTGACCGAGCTGGCCCCGAGCGCCCTGATCCGCCCACCGGGCACCCCGCTGACGGTGATCGCGCACCGGGGCGCCTCGGCGGCGGCGCCGGAGAACACCCTGGTCGCCCAGGACCTCGCCCGGCGCGGCGGCGCGGACTGGATCGAGAACGACGTGCAGCCGAGCAGCGACGGCGTGCCGTTCGTGCTGCACGACGCCACCGTCGACCGGACCACCAACGGCACCGGAAGAATCCGCGCGCTGACCAGCGCCCAGCTCAAGGCGCTGGACGCCGGTTCCTGGTTCGCCCCGCAGTACGCCGGGGTCCGGATGCCGACCCTGGCCGAGCAGTTGGCGGACCTGCGTACCCGGGGCGGTCGGCTGCTGCTGGAGATCAAGGGTGCGCACACCCGGGCCGAGGTGTCCCGGATCGTCTCGCTGGTCCGCGAGCAGCAGATGGCCGACCGGGTACTGGTGCAGAGTTTCGAGGTCGACGTCCTGCGGTACACCCGCGAACTGGCTCCGGAGCTTCCGCTCGGGCTGCTCCGCAGCACCCTCGACGCCAATCCGGTGGCGATCTCCGCCCAGCTCGGCCTGGCCGCGTACAACCCCTCCTCGGCCGCCCTGCTGACCCGGCCGGCGGTCGTCGCCGACCTGCACCGGGCCGGGATCGCCACGATGGTCTGGACCGTCGACACCGCCAGCGCCTGGCAGCAGCTCGACTCGCTCGGGGTCGACGGCGTCATCACCAACCGCCCCGCCGAGCTGGTGGCGTGGAACGCCACGCACTAG
- a CDS encoding pyrimidine reductase family protein translates to MTGNVGITRLWPAPTATSLDDEELIALYPRGQGPRLRMNFVASIDGAVEVEGHSEGLSGKPDKRVFGLLRMLCDALVVGAGTLRHEGYRAVRLNEPRRAWRREQGLAEYPTLVVVSLALNLDPESAVFADAPVRPVVLTSAHATAPAGLADVAELVRVGDDRVDLTAGLAELHRRGHRQLLCEGGPHLFGSLTAADLVDEVCLTVAPLVTGPGAGRITAGPTTELRGMALRHVLTVQDSLMLRYTRA, encoded by the coding sequence ATGACCGGGAATGTCGGAATAACCCGCCTCTGGCCCGCTCCGACGGCGACGTCGCTGGACGACGAGGAACTGATCGCGCTCTATCCACGCGGCCAGGGGCCCCGGCTGCGGATGAACTTCGTGGCCAGCATCGACGGCGCGGTGGAGGTGGAGGGCCATTCCGAGGGGCTCTCCGGTAAGCCCGACAAGCGGGTCTTCGGCCTGCTGCGGATGCTCTGCGACGCGCTGGTGGTCGGCGCCGGGACGCTACGCCACGAGGGTTACCGGGCGGTCCGGCTCAACGAGCCGCGCCGCGCCTGGCGACGCGAACAGGGGCTGGCCGAGTACCCGACCCTGGTCGTGGTCTCCCTGGCGCTGAACCTCGACCCGGAGTCGGCGGTCTTCGCCGACGCGCCGGTCCGGCCGGTGGTGCTGACCTCCGCGCACGCCACCGCACCGGCCGGGCTCGCCGACGTCGCCGAACTGGTCCGGGTCGGCGACGACCGGGTCGACCTCACCGCCGGCCTGGCCGAACTGCACCGCCGGGGCCACCGGCAACTGCTCTGCGAGGGCGGCCCGCACCTGTTCGGCTCGCTCACCGCGGCCGATCTGGTCGACGAGGTGTGCCTGACGGTGGCGCCGCTGGTCACCGGCCCGGGCGCCGGGCGGATCACCGCCGGACCGACGACCGAGTTGCGGGGCATGGCGCTCCGGCACGTACTCACCGTGCAGGACTCGCTGATGCTCCGCTACACCCGCGCCTGA
- a CDS encoding plasmid pRiA4b ORF-3 family protein → MRRQIFQLKVSLADVTPPVWRRVLVPGGYTLDRVHRLFQCVLGWQDCHLHSFDIDGSQYGEPDPEGELTLRDELDTRLDAVATKGGRFLYTYDFGDWWEHEVTVEDAFGADPEERYPLCSAGEGACPPEDVGGPFGYRQFLAALADPGHPEHESMRGWLGRSFDPSVFDPGRATTLARWLS, encoded by the coding sequence ATGCGTCGTCAGATCTTCCAGCTCAAGGTGTCCCTTGCCGACGTCACGCCGCCGGTCTGGCGGCGGGTGCTCGTGCCGGGCGGGTACACCCTGGACCGGGTGCACCGGCTGTTCCAGTGCGTGCTGGGCTGGCAGGACTGTCACCTGCACTCGTTCGACATCGACGGCTCCCAGTACGGCGAGCCGGATCCCGAGGGGGAGTTGACACTGCGCGACGAGCTGGACACCCGGCTCGACGCGGTGGCGACCAAGGGTGGCCGCTTCCTCTACACGTACGACTTCGGCGACTGGTGGGAGCACGAGGTCACCGTCGAGGACGCGTTCGGGGCCGATCCCGAGGAGCGGTACCCGCTCTGCTCGGCCGGCGAGGGTGCCTGCCCGCCCGAGGACGTGGGCGGTCCGTTCGGCTACCGCCAGTTCCTGGCCGCGCTGGCCGATCCGGGGCATCCGGAGCACGAGTCGATGCGCGGCTGGCTGGGCCGGTCCTTCGATCCGTCGGTCTTCGATCCCGGCCGGGCGACGACTCTGGCGCGCTGGCTCAGCTGA
- a CDS encoding extracellular solute-binding protein: MSVIRRRLRTVAVAALAAGVALGSTACSKSNDNEGSTGEGGEVKLVLQTFQNFGYDQALKDFEAANPTIKVEHQKMGELRDFQPKLVQWLAAGSGAGDVVGLEEGVLLQYVQNHDKFANLLELGADELKTTFPEWKWNNALTPDGKKLIGLGTDVGGLAMCYRKDLFGAAGLPTDREEVSKRIGTWQDYIALGKEFKASGKAKAAWLDSGTSLMQPYIMQNSETFFFDKDNKFIGDTNPVIKQTWDMGLQMAADGLTAKAQRWSGDWDAAFKNNAFATLPCPAWMTEGVIKPRSGPANAGKWDIAKIPGGGGNWGGSYLAVPAQTKHPKEAYLLAKYLTSKAGHLAAFKEAGAMPSDIAGIEDPAFKDQKSEYFSGAPTGQIFGESVKNMKPVFLGPKHQQVWETIVEPQMQAAERGQLSSAAAWKKAMDEAKKATS; encoded by the coding sequence ATGAGCGTCATCAGGCGCCGGCTCCGCACTGTCGCGGTCGCCGCGCTCGCCGCGGGCGTGGCTCTCGGCAGCACGGCGTGCAGTAAGAGCAACGACAATGAGGGGTCGACCGGCGAGGGAGGGGAGGTCAAGCTCGTTCTGCAGACCTTCCAGAACTTCGGCTACGACCAGGCCCTCAAGGACTTCGAGGCGGCCAACCCGACCATCAAGGTCGAGCACCAGAAGATGGGCGAGCTGCGGGACTTCCAGCCCAAGCTGGTGCAGTGGCTCGCGGCGGGCAGCGGCGCCGGCGATGTGGTCGGTCTGGAAGAGGGCGTGCTGCTGCAGTACGTGCAGAACCACGACAAGTTCGCCAACCTGCTGGAACTCGGCGCCGACGAACTGAAGACCACCTTCCCGGAGTGGAAGTGGAACAACGCCCTGACCCCGGACGGCAAGAAGCTGATCGGGCTCGGCACCGACGTCGGCGGACTCGCCATGTGCTACCGCAAGGACCTGTTCGGGGCGGCCGGCCTGCCGACCGACCGCGAAGAGGTGTCCAAGCGGATCGGCACCTGGCAGGACTACATCGCGCTGGGCAAGGAGTTCAAGGCCAGCGGTAAGGCCAAGGCAGCCTGGCTGGACAGCGGGACGAGCCTGATGCAGCCGTACATCATGCAGAACTCGGAGACCTTCTTCTTCGACAAGGACAACAAGTTCATCGGCGACACCAACCCGGTGATCAAGCAGACCTGGGACATGGGCCTGCAGATGGCGGCCGACGGCCTGACCGCCAAGGCGCAGCGCTGGAGCGGTGACTGGGACGCGGCGTTCAAGAACAACGCCTTCGCGACCCTGCCCTGCCCGGCCTGGATGACCGAGGGTGTCATCAAGCCGCGGTCCGGCCCGGCCAACGCCGGCAAGTGGGACATCGCCAAGATCCCCGGTGGTGGCGGCAACTGGGGCGGTTCCTACCTCGCGGTGCCGGCGCAGACCAAGCACCCGAAGGAGGCGTACCTGCTGGCGAAGTACCTGACCAGCAAGGCGGGCCACCTGGCGGCGTTCAAGGAGGCCGGTGCGATGCCGTCCGACATCGCCGGCATCGAGGACCCGGCGTTCAAGGACCAGAAGAGCGAGTACTTCAGCGGCGCCCCCACCGGCCAGATCTTCGGCGAGAGCGTCAAGAACATGAAGCCGGTCTTCCTCGGCCCCAAGCACCAGCAGGTCTGGGAGACCATCGTCGAGCCGCAGATGCAGGCGGCCGAGCGTGGCCAGCTCAGTTCCGCTGCCGCCTGGAAGAAGGCGATGGACGAGGCCAAGAAGGCGACGAGCTGA
- a CDS encoding carbohydrate ABC transporter permease: MSSAVGAAPPRHAATPSPSDPVHRRRSYRLGRWDIKYSPYLYVAPFFVLFGIFGLFPVLYTVWVSLFEYDLLSDTKEFVGMENYRVVLGDAQFWNAAYNTVGMFVVSTVPQLIVALMIANLLNRQMRARTLLRMGIVIPNITSVAAVGIIFALIFADRYGLVNWVLGTVGIDPIAWRDNRYASWFAIATMVDWRWTGYNALIYLGAMQAIPKDLYESAALDGASTWRQFWKITVPLIRPTILFTIIISTIGGLQLFTEPLMYGYGLIRGGASNEFQTLAMYIYERTFTGNFEYGSGAAMSWLLFLMIIVFALINFALVRRSVKGEKK; the protein is encoded by the coding sequence ATGAGTTCTGCTGTCGGCGCGGCACCGCCACGGCACGCTGCCACGCCATCCCCCTCCGACCCGGTGCATCGCCGGCGGTCGTACCGCCTCGGCCGCTGGGACATCAAGTACTCCCCATACCTCTACGTCGCCCCGTTCTTCGTCCTCTTCGGGATCTTCGGGCTCTTCCCGGTCCTGTACACGGTCTGGGTCTCGCTCTTCGAGTACGACCTGCTCAGCGACACCAAAGAGTTCGTCGGCATGGAGAACTACCGCGTCGTCCTGGGTGACGCCCAGTTCTGGAACGCGGCGTACAACACCGTCGGCATGTTCGTGGTCAGCACGGTGCCCCAGCTCATCGTGGCGCTGATGATCGCCAACCTGCTGAACCGCCAGATGCGGGCCCGCACCCTGCTCCGGATGGGGATCGTCATCCCCAACATCACCTCGGTCGCGGCGGTCGGCATCATCTTCGCGCTGATCTTCGCCGATCGGTACGGCCTGGTGAACTGGGTGCTCGGCACCGTCGGCATCGATCCGATCGCCTGGCGGGACAACCGGTACGCCTCCTGGTTCGCGATCGCCACGATGGTCGACTGGCGGTGGACCGGCTACAACGCGTTGATCTACCTGGGCGCCATGCAGGCCATTCCCAAGGACCTGTACGAGTCGGCCGCCCTGGACGGCGCCTCGACCTGGCGGCAGTTCTGGAAGATCACCGTCCCGCTGATCCGGCCGACCATCCTCTTCACGATCATCATCTCGACCATCGGCGGTCTCCAGCTCTTCACCGAGCCCCTGATGTACGGGTACGGCCTGATCCGTGGTGGCGCGTCGAACGAGTTCCAGACGCTGGCCATGTACATCTACGAACGGACCTTCACCGGCAACTTCGAGTACGGGTCGGGTGCGGCCATGTCCTGGCTGCTCTTCCTGATGATCATCGTATTCGCGCTGATCAACTTCGCGCTGGTCCGCCGCTCGGTCAAGGGGGAGAAGAAGTGA
- a CDS encoding carbohydrate ABC transporter permease, with protein MSSPPPRRRRAPGARLWEASPLTYLALILGSVLSIFPIVWSFIIASRDNGAVYEMPPTPGGELFNNIDRMLANEDAAFVYGLVNSVVVSSVVTISVIFFSTLAGFAFAKLKFRGSNALLLLIILTMMVPTQLGIIPLYLMMVEFGWTGTLQAVIVPFLVQGFGVFMMRQYAMSAISDELIEAARLDGCSTWRVYWNVVLPALRPAAAVLGLLIFMQTWNEFLWPFVVLTPDTPTVQYSLKILSSGPYQTDYVALFAGTALATLPLLVVFIIFGRQIIGGIMEGAVKS; from the coding sequence ATCTCGTCGCCGCCGCCCCGCCGTCGCCGTGCCCCCGGTGCCCGGCTCTGGGAGGCCAGCCCGCTGACCTACCTTGCGCTGATCCTCGGCTCTGTGCTCTCGATCTTCCCGATCGTCTGGTCGTTCATCATCGCCTCCCGGGACAACGGCGCGGTGTACGAGATGCCGCCGACCCCGGGCGGAGAACTGTTCAACAACATCGACCGGATGCTGGCCAACGAGGACGCCGCGTTCGTCTACGGCCTGGTCAACTCGGTCGTGGTGTCGAGTGTGGTCACCATCTCGGTGATCTTCTTCTCCACCCTGGCCGGCTTCGCCTTCGCGAAGCTCAAGTTCCGGGGCAGCAACGCACTCCTGCTGCTCATCATCCTGACCATGATGGTGCCGACCCAGCTCGGCATCATCCCGCTCTACCTGATGATGGTGGAGTTCGGCTGGACGGGCACGCTACAGGCGGTCATCGTGCCGTTCCTGGTCCAGGGCTTCGGCGTGTTCATGATGCGCCAGTACGCGATGTCCGCGATCAGCGACGAGCTGATCGAGGCGGCCCGGCTCGACGGCTGTTCCACCTGGCGGGTCTACTGGAACGTGGTGCTTCCGGCGCTGCGTCCGGCGGCGGCGGTGCTGGGTCTGTTGATCTTCATGCAGACCTGGAACGAGTTCCTCTGGCCGTTCGTCGTGCTCACCCCCGACACGCCGACCGTGCAGTACTCGTTGAAGATCCTTTCGTCGGGGCCGTACCAGACGGATTATGTAGCTCTGTTCGCCGGTACCGCGCTGGCGACTCTGCCACTGCTCGTCGTGTTCATCATTTTCGGCCGCCAGATCATCGGCGGCATCATGGAAGGCGCCGTCAAGTCGTGA
- a CDS encoding GH1 family beta-glucosidase: MSNPASPQSTQLLEGVGSTFPPGFVWGAATAAYQIEGAVAEGGRTPSIWDTFSHAPGRVLQGHTGDVACDHYHRFSDDVKLMAELGLKAYRLSVAWPRIQPDGVGPGNQEGLDFYRRLVDELLEHDIEPWVTLYHWDLPQAIEDAGGWPARDTASRFAEYAALTHAALGDRVRNWITLNEPWCSAFLGYGSGVHAPGRTVPAESVRAAHHLMLGHGLATQAMRAARPDHEVGVTLNLYAVSPQTDSPGDADAARRIDGLANRFFLDPILRGSYPADVVSDLDAVTDFGHVRDGDLDTIATPLSFLGINYYSRHVVAAPLEGVAPEPYWRAQSCWPGSEQVRFVTRGVPVTDMNWEIDAPGLVEILQLVHRDYPELPLYITENGSAFVDELVDGQVDDSDRLGYFDAHLRACHTAIASGVPLRGYFAWSLLDNYEWAWGYTKRFGMVYVDYDSQLRIPKASARWYAGVIRRNGLTAQ; the protein is encoded by the coding sequence GTGAGCAACCCCGCAAGCCCACAGTCCACGCAACTGCTTGAGGGCGTCGGGTCGACCTTCCCGCCCGGCTTCGTCTGGGGCGCGGCGACCGCGGCGTACCAGATCGAGGGTGCCGTGGCCGAGGGTGGCCGTACCCCCTCGATCTGGGACACCTTCAGCCACGCCCCGGGCCGGGTCCTCCAGGGGCACACCGGGGACGTCGCCTGCGACCACTACCACCGGTTCTCCGACGACGTGAAGCTGATGGCCGAGCTGGGGCTGAAGGCGTACCGGCTCTCGGTGGCGTGGCCCCGGATCCAGCCCGACGGAGTCGGTCCCGGCAACCAGGAGGGCCTGGACTTCTACCGCCGGCTGGTCGACGAGCTGCTGGAACACGACATCGAGCCCTGGGTGACCCTCTACCACTGGGACCTGCCCCAGGCGATCGAGGACGCCGGTGGCTGGCCGGCCCGGGACACCGCGTCCCGGTTCGCCGAGTACGCCGCCCTGACCCACGCCGCCCTCGGCGACCGGGTCCGGAACTGGATCACCCTCAACGAGCCGTGGTGCTCGGCCTTCCTCGGCTACGGCTCCGGGGTGCACGCGCCCGGTCGTACCGTTCCGGCCGAGTCGGTACGGGCGGCGCACCACCTGATGCTCGGGCACGGACTGGCCACCCAGGCGATGCGGGCGGCCCGGCCGGACCACGAGGTCGGGGTGACCCTGAACCTGTACGCGGTCTCCCCGCAGACCGACTCGCCCGGCGACGCCGACGCGGCCCGCCGGATCGACGGGCTGGCCAACCGGTTCTTCCTGGACCCGATCCTGCGCGGCAGCTACCCGGCCGACGTCGTCTCCGACCTCGACGCGGTGACCGACTTCGGGCACGTCCGGGACGGCGATCTCGACACCATCGCCACCCCGCTGTCGTTCCTCGGGATCAACTACTACAGCCGGCACGTCGTCGCCGCACCGCTCGAAGGGGTGGCGCCGGAGCCGTACTGGCGGGCGCAGTCGTGCTGGCCCGGCAGCGAGCAGGTCCGGTTCGTCACCCGGGGTGTGCCGGTGACCGACATGAACTGGGAGATCGACGCCCCGGGTCTGGTGGAGATCCTCCAGCTCGTCCACCGGGACTACCCGGAGCTGCCGCTCTACATCACCGAGAACGGGTCGGCGTTCGTCGACGAGCTGGTCGACGGCCAGGTCGACGACAGCGACCGGCTGGGCTACTTCGACGCCCACCTGCGGGCCTGCCACACGGCGATCGCCTCCGGGGTGCCGCTGCGGGGCTATTTCGCCTGGTCGTTGCTTGACAACTACGAGTGGGCGTGGGGCTACACGAAGCGCTTCGGCATGGTCTACGTCGACTACGACAGCCAGCTTCGGATCCCCAAGGCGAGCGCCAGGTGGTACGCCGGCGTGATCCGACGTAACGGTCTGACCGCACAATAG